The Labrus bergylta chromosome 15, fLabBer1.1, whole genome shotgun sequence genome includes a region encoding these proteins:
- the aida gene encoding axin interactor, dorsalization-associated protein yields MSDVNKTIQKWHASFRKGTDFDSWGQLVEAIDEYHILARHLQKEVQSPNSPDFTEEQKKTLGKIATCLEMRCASLQCTQSTEEFKLEELKRLETIIQNTLTYNKEFPFDVQPVPLRKILAPGEEENLELEEEDDAAAGAGSTEAFPPRAPGTLLPRLPSEPGMTLLTLKIEKIGLKDAGQCIDPYMTISVKDVNGVDLNPVQDTPVASRKEDTYIHFSVDVEIQRHVEKIPKGAAIFFEFKHYKPKKRFTSTKCFAFMEMDEIKPGPIVIELYKKPTDYKRKKLQLLTKKQLYLHLHQTLHKDS; encoded by the exons ATGTCTGATGTCAACAAGACTATTCAGAAATGGCACGCCAGTTTTAGGAAAGGCACGGACTTTGACTCGTGGGGACAATTAGTGGAGGCTATAGATGAGTACCATAT tttAGCAAGACATCTGCAAAAAGAGGTCCAGTCACCAAATTCACCTGACTtcacagaggagcagaag AAAACGTTGGGAAAGATTGCAACATGCCTGGAGATGAGATGTGCCAGTTTGCAG TGCACACAGTCAACAGAGGAGTTCAAGTTAGAGGAACTGAAGAGACTGGAAACCA TAATTCAAAATACTCTGACCTACAACAAAGAATTCCCCTTTGACGTGCAGCCTGTGCCCTTAAG GAAAATTCTAGCTCCAGGTGAGGAGGAGAAcctggagctggaggaggaggacgatgctgcagcaggagcaggttCTACAGAAGCGTTCCCCCCGCGAGCCCCCG GTACCTTGTTGCCACGGTTACCCTCAGAGCCAGGGATGACACTACTTACACTAAAGATTGAAAAGATTGGGTTGAAGGATGCCGGGCAGTGCATCGATCCTTACATGACCATCAGTGTCAAAG ATGTGAACGGTGTAGACCTGAACCCGGTGCAGGACACCCCTGTGGCCTCCAGGAAGGAAGACACCTACATCCACTTCTCTGTGGACGTGGAGATCCAGAGACATGTGGAGAAAATACCGAAAG GAGCAGCTATCTTCTTTGAGTTCAAGCACTACAAACCTAAAAAGAGGTTCACCAGCACTAAATGCTTTGCCTTCATGGAAATGGACGAGATCAAGCCGGGCCCCATCGTAATCGAACT GTATAAGAAGCCCACGGACTACAAGAGGAAGAAACTGCAGCTCTTAACAAAGAAACAACTCTATCTTCATCTTCACCAGACGTTACACAAAGACAGTTAA